From a single Pseudophryne corroboree isolate aPseCor3 chromosome 6, aPseCor3.hap2, whole genome shotgun sequence genomic region:
- the LOC134934709 gene encoding E3 ubiquitin-protein ligase TRIM39-like, translating to MAEVRVILWKQGVTIVTYLEDLYIEARSKEQLLNSVSLSREVAECQERPALIQNIPLCNIVGRFLSTRPDQEETGIFCTYCVDSPVPAAKSCLLCEAFLCDKHLRVHSKSAEHVLCDPTTALGNGKCSVHKKVLEYYCTEDSLCICVSCSLAGEHRGHHVKSLDEASEKKKEKLGNILLRLSTNIEEADQRIYSLQERRREDQEKTSGVTERVTVLFRDIRRQLEDLEKRVLSEISRQEQRVSLPVSDLIQQLEIKKDELSGKMHHIEELCNMSDPVIVLQEPDTGDLCDTEDTERHDNQVHGAGDLDVGLISGTLHTLSDIITGINTGIYVQEDTDILLDVATANNNIQISGDRKTASRSHTNQNHPVTPERFQDYHQVLGNRGFSSGRHYWEVDVSKSYIWKFTMGVPEPTSGEKKPIKSTNYNQASGGGVRLRENEESATKCHSVPTCRVQWGLWAACSPAV from the exons atggcggaagtgagagtgatcctgtggaagcaaggtgtcactattgtcACGTATTTAGAAGATCTCTACATagaagcgagatcaaaagagcagttgctgaacagcgtatcactttctcgggaagt agcaGAGTGTCAGGAGCGTCCTGCACTGATACAGAACATTCCTCTGTGTAACATAGTGGGGAGGTTCCTGTCTACTCGAccagatcaggaggagactgggatcttctgcacttactgtgtggactctcctgtacctgctgctaaatcctgtctgctgtgtgaggcttttctgtgtgataaacacctgagagtacacagcaagtcagCAGAACACGTCTTATGTGATCCCACCACTGCCCTGGGGAACGGGAAATGCTCCGTCCATAAGAAGGTCCTGGAGTATTACTGCACTGAGGACTCTCTGTGCATTTGTGTGTCCTGCAGTTTGGCTGGAGAACATCGGGGACACCATGTGAAGTCGCTGGATGAGGCCTCTGAAAAGAAGAAGGAAAAACTAGGAAATATTCTGCTGAGATTGTCCACAAATATAGAGGAGGCTGACCAAAGAATCTATAGTCTGCAGGAGCGCAGGAGAGAAGATCAGGAAAAAACATCCGGTGTAACAGAGAGAGTCACTGTcctgtttagagacatcaggagacagctggaagacctggagaagagagtcctgagtgagatctccaggcaggaacagcgcgtttcactcccggtctctgatctgatccagcagctggaaataaagaaggacgAGCTGTCCGGGAAGATGCATCACATTGAGGaactgtgtaacatgtctgatccagtgattgtcttacaggaaccagacacaggggacttgtgtgatactgaggacacagagagacatGATAACCAGGTCCATGGTGcaggagatctggatgtgggtctcatctcagggacattacacacattatctgatataataacaggtataaatacagggatctatgtgcaggaagatacagacatattactggatgtagcCACAGCTAATAATAATATACAGATATCAGGTGACAGGAAAACTGCATCCAGGTCACATACTAACCAGAATCACCCAGTAACACCAGAGAGATTTCAGGATTATCATCAGGTTTTAGGCAACAGAGGAttctcctcagggcgacattactgggaggtggatgtcagTAAATCATATATCTGGAAA TTCACCATGGGAGTCCCAGAGCCGACCTCTGGTGAGAAGAAACCTATCAAGAGCACCAACTACAACCAAGCCTCAGGTGGAGGTGTCAGgctgagagagaacgaggagagtgCCACAAAATGCCACTCTGTGCCTACTTGTAGGGTCCAGTGGGGTCTTtgggcagcctgctctcctgctgtGTAG